AGATCATTGCCAAGGTCGAGAAATACCTGAAGGACCACGACACCACCGGTCTCGATCTCAAGATTCTGGCCCCGGCCGCCGCCTGCGAGGCCACCCTCGTCCGCCTCAAGGCCGGCCAGGACACGATCAGCGTCACGGGCAACGTGCTCCGTGATTATCTCACCGACCTCTTCCCTATCTTGGAGGTAGGCACCAGCGCCAAGATGCTCTCCATCGTCCCGCTGATGAACGGCGGCGGCCTCTTCGAGACCGGCGCCGGCGGCTCCGCCCCGAAACACGTCGAGCAGTTCCGGCAGGAGAACTACCTGCGCTGGGACAGCCTCGGCGAATTCTTCGCCCTCGCCGCCAGCTTCGAGCACCTGAGCATCGTGGCCAAGCACGCCAAGGCCAAGGTTCTCGCCGACACGCTCGACGCCGCCAACGGCAAGTTTCTCGAGAACGACAAGTCCCCCGGCCGCAAGCTCGGCACGATCGACAACCGTGGCTCGCACTTCTACCTCTGCCTCTACTGGGCCCAAGCCCTCGCCGCCCAGACGGTGGACGCGGAGCTGAAGCGCACCTTCATCCCCATCGCCGCCCAGCTTGAGGCCAACGAGCAGCAGATCGTGCAGGAGCTCCTCGCCGTGCAGGGCAAACCCGCGGACGTCGGCGGCTACTACCAGCCGAACGACAAGCTCGCCTCCGCCGCCCTGCGGCCCAGCGCGACCTTCAACGGTATCCTGGCTACGCTCTAAGCCTATCCGACTCACAAGCCCACAAAGTCCGTCTGCTCTGCAGCCGGGCTTTTTTCATGCACGGGCCCGGCCTACCGCGCCCGCAAATACCCCCGGCTCAACCCGAGTCCCGCCACCCACAACCCCAGCCCGATCCACGCCGGCACCAAGTGACGCCAGTCAGTGTAGCCGACATGGTAATGGATGCCGATCGCTGCGACATAGGCGGGCAGCCCAAGACCGGCCATCGCACGCCACAGCCACGCCTCCCCGCGCCGGAAACACCACAGCACAGGCAGCAGCATCGCCGTGCCGGTCGCGAGCAGCATGCCGCCAAGCGTGGCGCGGTCGTGCGCCACGACGCCCATCAGTCGTTCGCCGAGCGCCTGCACCTGCTCCGCCGTCATGCACAGGAAACCGAGATCCTCGGCCACAAAGACCGACGTCATGCCGATGCCCAGGATCAGGCCGCCGGCAAACAGCAGTCCAACCGCGTGCACCACCCAAAGCAACTGACCCCACTGGGCCCGCCGCCACGCAGCGTCTTCCTCGTCCGCCGGGACCGGCGGATGTTCGCCGCCCCCCGGCACCGACACCATGATCTGCACGGTGAATTGCAGCAACACCACCGCCACGAACGCGTGCAGCGTGTCGAAATAGCCGAACCCGAAAAACGCAAAGAAGCTCGCGAACCCCACGAGCGCCGACGCTGTCACCGCCGTCTGCGCCCCGTGCCGCCCCGCGCGAATGCCGCCCCGCCCGAGGCACCAATAAAGCCAGCCCAGCCCGAGCATCACCCCGGCCAGTGTCGCACGGTCATGGGCCATGAAGGCGAACAAAGTAGGCATGGTCCGTTCCAACACCGGCGCGGTCAGCCCGAGATAATGCTCGTCGTAGGGCAGCAGCACGCGCGTCAGCGACAATGCCAGCGTCGCCGCGCCCCCCACGCCCATCGCCGCGCCCAGGATCGCCGTCCAGAACCATGCACGTCGGAACAGGCCGACCGCTGCCTCCGGGGGTGCCGGCAACCGCGCGAGCAGTGCCTCGTTGCAACGCTTCACCAGTCCCGGCCCGCGGTAAACCATGCCCGCATCGACCAGCAGCAGGTCGGCTCCTGCCTGGACCAGCGCGACCGCATCGCCGGGACTCCCGATTCCGCCTGCCACGATGAGCGGTGCACCCTCCGGTAGCGCGGTTCGCCATGCGCGGACCTTTTCCGGCAGTGTCGCCGGCATCTTCGCCGGCACCGACCAGCCGCCATCCGCGTTGTGCATGCCAACTTGAAGCACGACGCCCGGCCGTTCCGTCTCCGTTGCGTGGTCCCACGCCAGCACGGGCAAATTCGTTCCGTCCGGCAACCGCAACCACTCGTGCCCGTTCAGATCCCAATGCCGTTTCAGCACCGGCAACCTGATCGTGCCGACCTGCGGTGGTTCGGGATGCACCAGCCCGTCTTCCAGGGTTTCCCCGGCCTCCCGGCGCACCTGGCGACGGTTGGCGTCGGTCGCTTCGAGGCAGCCCACGCCAAAGCACGCCAGCCCCGCCGACGCCCGGCATTCCGGATCCACGCGCCAGCCCAGGCCGATGGGCGACGCGTAACGCGTGCCCGCCACCGTCACCGCCAGCCGTGGCTCCGGCGCCATGTGCCCCATGAACTCGATCACCGCGCGCCCCGGCGCACTTTTGCCGAGCGTCCCGATCACGCCCAACGCCACCGCCCGCCCCGCCTCATCCGGCAGACAAAACAGCGCTCGCTGCGCGACCGTGCGATAAAACCAATCCGGCATCCCCAAGGCCTACTGCTTCAATCTACCTTCGCCAAGCCGATGTTGCCGATCGCACATGCACGGCATTCGGCCTGGATGGTCGCCACGACACTTTTAGGCACGTCTGTGTCGTAGGGAAGTTCCTGCTCTCAGGCTGCGTGGTGACTGCCAGGTCGCTGTGCGAAGGCATCCCTCACCGTAACTCGCTGAAAAATCGCCCCGGGCGCGGCAGGTAGCTGTCGTTGATGTCGAGGGAGACGAGGACGCCCTCGGCCTTGCCGAGGATGGCTTCGCGGGTGGCGAAGCCAAATTCGCGGGAGTCGCGGCTGTTGTCGCGCGCATCGCCCATCAGGAAATAGCCGCCTGGCGGCACGGTCACGGTGGCGTAGTTGCGCGCGGTCGCGCCTGCGCCGCGCAGGCCCATGACCGGATGCGCTAAGCCAGCCAGGTTCTCTTCGGCGAAGAACGCATGGGGCTGAAGGCGGCGCGCGATCCTTTCGCCGTAATTCTCCGCCGCCGGTTCATAGTCCACCGCCCGTCCGTTCAGCACGAGGCGATTGTCCCGCAGCTCCACCGTGTCGCCGGGCACGCCGATCACCCGCTTGACGAGCCGCGTGCCGTCCAGCGGGGAGAGCACCACGACGATGTCCCCGCGCTGCGGCTCCGACCAGCGGCTCAGGTAGAGCTGGGTCAGCGGCACGCGCAGCCCGTAAGCGAGCTTGTTCACCCACACGACGTCACCTTCAAGAATGGTGGGATTCATCGAGCCGGTCGGCACCGGGCTGTAATCAATCACCGCCGAGCGCAGTGGCATCCAGACGAAACAGAGGAAAAACGCATACCAGCGCCACTCCCGCCATTGTTGGCCCATCCAGGCCTTCACCCGTGCGCGATGATTTTCAGGAAGCGGAATTTTCATGCGCTTCCTTGTGTTCCGTTTTAGCCGGACGGTCACGTCGGTCGGGTCGAGCGGCAGAATTCAATCCACAGGCGGCATCCCACCCACTCAGCGCTGGGGGATGCGAGCGTGTCGTTGTAGCGCCCAGGCTCGCCCAGAATCAGTTCGACGTAGGGGTGTTCGACCCGGTGCTCGATATGGTGGACCAGACAGATGACGCCAAAGGACAGAATCGATGCTCGAGCCCCATCTTCCTCACGCGTCCCGAATCGTCCCATCCCACGCTCGGTGCGCCCGGGCGGCGCCGCAGTCGGGGCAGGCCGTGAGGTCAAGCGGAGCCGCGCAATGCGGACACACCGCGTGCGTGGCGAAAGGGTCGTAGGCTTGGCGGCACGACGGACACAGCCAGAAGTTGCCCATCGGGGGCGAGGCGTGGCACTCCGGACACTTGAATTCCGACCGACGGGGCAACTGCTCCACGCGCCGCAACTCGCGGGCGTGTTTGAAGCTGCCCCAGCTGTTCGACAGGAGAAAAAACGCCATGATGCCGGTCCACCACGACTCCCACCAGACGGCGAGCGCCACGATACCGACGCCACCGACCAGGCCGATGCCCGTGGCGACGAGCAGGCTGCGTCCGCGGCCGAGCGGATACCACAGCAGCGAGCGCAGGATCTGCCCGCCATCAAGCGGGTAAACCGGCAGGAGGTTGAAGACCAGCAGGCTGACGTTCATGAGGTTCACCGCCCGGATGAAGGGATAAAGATCGGGATGTTCATCAAACTGCCCGGTGGTCGCCAGCGCCCAGCCCAGCACGTAGAACACCGGCACGAGCACCACGTTGACCAGCGGTCCGGCGGCGATGGCCCAAAGTGTGGCGCCCGGGCGTTGCGGCGGCGCGACGTAAGCCACGCCACCGAGCG
This DNA window, taken from Oleiharenicola lentus, encodes the following:
- the lepB gene encoding signal peptidase I — encoded protein: MKIPLPENHRARVKAWMGQQWREWRWYAFFLCFVWMPLRSAVIDYSPVPTGSMNPTILEGDVVWVNKLAYGLRVPLTQLYLSRWSEPQRGDIVVVLSPLDGTRLVKRVIGVPGDTVELRDNRLVLNGRAVDYEPAAENYGERIARRLQPHAFFAEENLAGLAHPVMGLRGAGATARNYATVTVPPGGYFLMGDARDNSRDSREFGFATREAILGKAEGVLVSLDINDSYLPRPGRFFSELR
- a CDS encoding M50 family metallopeptidase — encoded protein: MFPTNQGSLRLFRLWGIDVHVHWTWLIVAMYSVSTRVPKYEAPVWALAEYLMLFVVVTMHEFGHALATRKVGGQASQIVLWPLGGVAYVAPPQRPGATLWAIAAGPLVNVVLVPVFYVLGWALATTGQFDEHPDLYPFIRAVNLMNVSLLVFNLLPVYPLDGGQILRSLLWYPLGRGRSLLVATGIGLVGGVGIVALAVWWESWWTGIMAFFLLSNSWGSFKHARELRRVEQLPRRSEFKCPECHASPPMGNFWLCPSCRQAYDPFATHAVCPHCAAPLDLTACPDCGAARAHRAWDGTIRDA